One genomic region from Leguminivora glycinivorella isolate SPB_JAAS2020 chromosome 8, LegGlyc_1.1, whole genome shotgun sequence encodes:
- the LOC125228526 gene encoding H/ACA ribonucleoprotein complex subunit GAR1-like encodes MACWMELVNSAELNTMAMARVAVICMILMLVCLVAVNSAPQRGGAFSQASAKAGSFGSRGPANGPRGFGPGRGSNRGGGINISVAKSVSISRGGAGGAQSSAQAGARG; translated from the exons ATGGCTTGTTGGATGGAATTAGTCAACAGTGCTGAATTAAACACAATGGCGATGGCTCGAGTTGCAGTTATTTGCATGATTCTCATGCTGGTCTGTTTGGTGGCAGTCAATTCAG CTCCGCAGCGAGGAGGGGCATTCAGCCAAGCGTCGGCTAAAGCCGGCTCCTTCGGGTCCAGGGGTCCCGCGAACGGTCCCCGCGGCTTCGGGCCCGGTCGCGGATCCAACAGAGGAGGTGGCATCAACATCAGCGTAGCCAAGAGTGTTAGCATCAGCAGAGGGGGCGCCGGTGGGGCACAGTCGAGCGCACAGGCGGGCGCGCGTGGATAA